A DNA window from Deltaproteobacteria bacterium IMCC39524 contains the following coding sequences:
- a CDS encoding cytochrome C, translating into MKGGNMKIVLTILFAGGLFAATNAQSDVGEPLLAKPDFDMKLVTRGQYLLKTSGCNDCHTPGYMQSEGKVPDDLWLTGDTFGWRGPWGTTYGSNLRILVDNLSEEQWVGMAKSFKARPPMPWFNLNAMTTDDLSAMYQFISYLGPSGKLAPPYVSPDQEPTGPHAVFPAPPK; encoded by the coding sequence ATGAAAGGTGGAAATATGAAAATTGTTCTTACGATCTTATTCGCAGGTGGCCTCTTTGCAGCAACCAATGCGCAATCTGACGTTGGTGAACCGTTACTAGCGAAACCGGATTTTGATATGAAGTTAGTAACGCGGGGACAATATCTACTTAAGACCTCAGGATGTAACGATTGTCATACCCCAGGATACATGCAATCTGAAGGGAAAGTCCCTGATGACCTTTGGCTGACAGGTGATACGTTTGGTTGGCGCGGGCCATGGGGGACGACTTATGGGAGCAATCTCCGCATTTTAGTAGACAACCTGTCGGAGGAACAATGGGTGGGTATGGCAAAGTCTTTTAAAGCTCGCCCTCCGATGCCCTGGTTCAATCTCAATGCTATGACTACGGATGATCTTAGTGCTATGTACCAATTTATTAGTTATCTTGGACCAAGTGGCAAACTTGCACCACCTTATGTATCGCCCGATCAAGAACCAACCGGGCCGCACGCGGTATTCCCAGCGCCACCAAAATGA
- a CDS encoding cytochrome c3 family protein, with the protein MRKYSFLILLTFVAFFCCAFSEENYNYKFKTEYQTSAGVVTFDHEVHSVDRLNDCHACHSALKAFGGSMTKLLAHNYCQNCHESSKGPTECNGCHHQKKVASK; encoded by the coding sequence ATGCGTAAGTACAGTTTCTTAATACTATTGACGTTTGTTGCTTTTTTCTGTTGCGCTTTTAGTGAGGAAAACTACAACTATAAATTTAAGACAGAATATCAAACATCTGCAGGAGTCGTGACTTTTGACCATGAAGTCCATTCCGTGGATCGCCTGAATGATTGCCATGCATGCCATAGCGCATTGAAAGCTTTTGGTGGTTCTATGACTAAACTGTTGGCGCATAATTATTGTCAGAATTGTCATGAATCCTCAAAAGGGCCAACAGAATGCAACGGTTGTCACCATCAAAAAAAGGTAGCAAGTAAATAA